A window of Waddliaceae bacterium genomic DNA:
CCAAGTGGAATAGGCCTATGGAGAACAGGCGAAGAAAGGTTAATATCTGTAGAACTAATAGGAGAAGCCATATTACTCGATCTCTTCCTCTCCAACAAAACGCCACATACCTTCAGGGAGATTCCCTAGCATGATATTTCCGACCCTTACGCGCTTCAAGCCCGTAACTTCAAGCCCTACAGCTTCGCACATACGGCGTATCTGCCTTTTACGTCCCTGACGCAAAACAAAACGTAGCTGGTCGTCATTTATCCATTCGACTTCTGCTGGCCTAAGTTTTAAGCCGTCGAGCTCGAGACCATAGCGTAATAACTCCATGCCCTCATCAGAAAGGTCGCCTTCGACCCTGACAAGGTACTCCTTTGTAAGCTTCGTATTGTCGCCGATGAGTTTCTTCGCAACCGTGCCATCTTGTGTGAAAAGCATCAGACCTTTGGAGTCTATGTCGAGCCTGCCAGCAACGGCGAGCTTTTTAAGATGCTCAGGCTTAAGATCAATATCACCACGCTGACGCCACTGGTCTTCAGGAGTTATAAGATCGCGGGCATCTTTGTAGCCTTTGTCGACAGCAGGGGAGGACACATAGCCTATAGGTTTGTTGACGGCGATGGTGACCTTGGCCTTCTGACGCTGTGACGCCCTTCTGTCAAGGACGATGACGGCGTCTTCGGAGACCTTGGTGCCCAAGACATCGACGACGGTGCCATCGACGACGACCCATCCCTTCGCAATATATTCGTCGGCTTCACGACGGGAGCATATCCCTCGCGACGCCATAATCTTTGATAATCGTATCATGCGCAAAAGTATACCATGTCACTGCATATAATATCAACGTTAGTTAATTGCTGTAGAGCTGCCTTGATCCCGTACGTCATCGAAAAAGTCATGCCCAAGAGCGTCTTTTGCGGTGAGACGCTTCTCAGGGTCGAAAACAAGGCACCTAGCAAGCAGGTCTATAAGATTGTCAGAGTCTTGTTTGGGGAAAGCTTCCTTTATGCTCCATTGCCACCACCTTTTGGGATTCAAAAGCGCTTTTAGTGATTCGCGTATCTTTTCGTCGGTTGGTTGTGTTCTGGGGTTGAAAAAGCTAGATTTAAAAACGCGTTTAATATGTTGAAGATGATGACCGCTTTGATCACTTATCGTATAATCCGTATTGATGACTCTATAACCGCTATCGAAAAGTATTTTTTTTGTTACTAGGTCGAAGATGATACAGGCGACACTCCATACGTCGATAGCAGGTGTAGGCGTTTCCCCGCGGCATACTTCAGGAGCGCGGTAATAGACCGTTTGTACCGTTCTTGGTATAACACCGTCGGTGTCTTCAATTTCAGGACTTCTTGATATCCCAAAATCGCCGATATGTGCAGAAGGAAATGTTCTTTTTTCCGCAGGGCCTTTTAATTTTACTAAAATGTTTTCTAGCTTAATGTCATTATGGATGATCCTAATGCGGTGAAGACCGGCAAGCTGGCTGAAGATGTCATATGCTATTTTTTTGACACCTAAAATAGTAAAGATGTTTTTTTGATTAAAAGTATGTAAGTTGTAATCAGCTGCTTCGAAGACAAGGACGTGTCTGTTTTTAAGACTGTCGAGGGTTTCATCAGCAAATTTAAAATGATCACAAGGAAGAATTGGACTATTCGGGCCCATGTCCGGATGTTTTCTTATGTCGCCGGTGACAGCTTTTTCATAACGGAACTCGCTTTCCTTTTTAAAAACTTTTATCGCAACCTTGTGAACTTTTTTGTCACTAAGTCTGTAAGCATCGTATATATATACGTCAGAATACATTCCTATTATCGGCACTGGCCGCTCATGATATTTTCTTGGCAGTAAATATATTACGTTGCCGCTTTCTCCGCGCATAAGATAATGCGTTTTCAGTCTTTCCTTGACATAAGTATGTTCTTTGAGATCAGATATTATGTTGTCAGTTAACCACGTTGGCATAAGCAATTTTTAATATGTTAATGACAAAAAATTATAATACAGAACCTATATTAATAAGTAGGGTTTTTCTGTTTCATCGACATCGTTTCGATGGCAATGACAGCGAAGGCAAGGCAAAAAGCGTAGACGTTTCGTCTGCGTTTTTTGCCTTGTCGCGGGTTTGCAAAGGGACTTTTCCCTTTGCCGCGGGATTGTTAAGGGACGCGGAGTCCCTTAACATTACTTAGTGAACTGAAAGACTTTGAAATCTTCGGCGACGTCGACGTTTGGGAAAACGGCGCTGGCTTCTTCGATGAAGTCTTTGGCGTTGTTATATCGTGCTGAGAAGTGTGTGAGTATGAGGTTTTTTACGTCGGCTTCTTTTGCTATAGTGGCGGCTTCTTTGGCGGTGAGGTGGTAGTGTTTATTGGCGAGTTTTTTATGCTCTTCGAGGTATGTGCTTTCGCAGATGAGCGTCTTTGCGCCGCGGGCGATGTCGATGGCTTTCTGGCAGTATCGCGTGTCGATGACGACGCTTAGAGCATCGCCATGGCGTATAGTGCTGACATCGTCGAGCGTTACCGTCTTGTTGTCTGCTGTTATCGTCCCTTTTTTCGTAAGCTCTTTTATCATAGGCCCTACTATGCCATATTCGTCGAGTTTTGCTTTGTCGAACTTCCTGGTGTCGGGTTCTGTTATCCTCCATCCGATGTTGTCAATGCCGCCATGTTCTAGGAAGGCCGCCTCGATTTTGAAGTTGCCATCGTCTTCGACGATGCCTTCTTCACTGACGGGATGTTCTACTACGGTTATTGTTTCGTGGTATATCGTGCTGTAACGTAGGCGCCTGAAGAACTTCTGTCCGCTGGCGGGGTAGTAGCAGTGTATTGTATGTGTAACTTTGTCGAGGTTCAGCCTCATAAGCATAGATCCTAGCCCTAGGCAGTGGTCTCCGTGGAAGTGTGATATGAATATACGTTTTACACAGGTGGGAGCGACGTTGGCATGGATGAACTGCCGCTGGCATCCTTCGCCGGGATCGAAGAGAAGGCCTTCGTTGTTCCACCTTACAAGGTACGCGCCGTGGTTTCTGTGGCGTGTTGGTTGTTGGCTCGAGCATCCTAGTATTGTAATATCGCGTACTGACATCGTAGTATTATCTCGCTTTTAAAAGGTTAGTTTTCCCTATTAGCGCACCAGCGACGCCTCCGGAGATGTGTGCTGTATTGGCAATGTTTAGGGCGAAGGGGAGTGAATAGCCAAAAATCTGTGCTGAGAATGATATCGTCCCTATAACGAAAAGAGCAAAGACGAAGAACGCGATGAAGTGTATCGAAGAGCTCGGCAGGGGATACCCTTCCCATGGGGCTTGACGATGCCGCATCCATATAAACGCCACCATGCCACAAACCACGCCGGAAAAACCTATGAAGAAAGGCCCGCTGACGAGGTACTGCACCGTGTTGGAGACGATGCCGGTAGTAATGATAAGGGCTAGGGCTTTGGCGATGCCGATACGTTGCTCTATCTGGTTGCATAGGATAAAAACCCATAGCATATTAAAAAGGATGTGAAAGAGGTCTCCATGGAGAAGGCATGGCGTAAAAAGCCTCCACACCTCGCCGTCGGAGATTTTCTTGAAAAGCATCACTTCAGGAAAAGAATAATGTTCCTTGTCGTGGTACCACAACATAAACTCTTCGTAGAAGCCACTCCACTGCGATGGCGTATAATAGTCGGGAAAGTCGTAGAGGAGAGTCCTCATAACAGGAGACACAAGCTTTGTCACGTAGGTCTTCTCGGAAGAAACGTTTTTAAAGACAACGCTAAGCTCTACTACAACAAAAAGCATCACACATATCGCTATGATCGACAACGTAAGCTTGCCGAAAGGAATAGAACGTGGCTGCTTTGCAGCGCCGCCGCCTTTTTTGCTGCTTTCTTTTTGTTTTTTGTCGTCACGGTGGATTTTATGTCCGCGGAAACGGGGGTCGTTAGGGTTCTCGGAAAAAGAACGATACCAACGCATGCTTTCTTCTACTTTGCTCTCGTCAAGAACCCATATAGCATAAGAAGGACCTCCTTCGGAAGGCACGGGCTCACAGGAGTTTTCTAGCCCCTGAGATATTAGGAACCCAGAAAATTCATAGGCGTCGTCGGCATTGTCGATGGTGGCGATAAGTCTCATGATTTTTGTATCTTCTCCACTATCTGTGACGTCGAAAGTCCTTCGACGATATCAACGAGGTGTATCGTTCCACCATTTTTCTTTACTACAGCAGCTTCTATGCAGTCGCCGCCATATTCTATGCCATTGACGTGAACGTCAGGCTTGATGACCTCGAGGACAGCACAAGGATTGACCTCGTCAAACCACGTTATATACCCCACAAAAGAAAGAGCCGCAAGCATCTGCATGCGATATTCTAGTGGTATTATCGGACG
This region includes:
- a CDS encoding rRNA pseudouridine synthase; translation: MIRLSKIMASRGICSRREADEYIAKGWVVVDGTVVDVLGTKVSEDAVIVLDRRASQRQKAKVTIAVNKPIGYVSSPAVDKGYKDARDLITPEDQWRQRGDIDLKPEHLKKLAVAGRLDIDSKGLMLFTQDGTVAKKLIGDNTKLTKEYLVRVEGDLSDEGMELLRYGLELDGLKLRPAEVEWINDDQLRFVLRQGRKRQIRRMCEAVGLEVTGLKRVRVGNIMLGNLPEGMWRFVGEEEIE
- a CDS encoding adenylyltransferase/cytidyltransferase family protein; its protein translation is MTKTPYYNDIVAPKVVAPEELADTVAALRSEGKSIATLNGSFDMLHAGHMHIIYEASKCADVLVVALNSDASIQRYKSAERPIIPLEYRMQMLAALSFVGYITWFDEVNPCAVLEVIKPDVHVNGIEYGGDCIEAAVVKKNGGTIHLVDIVEGLSTSQIVEKIQKS
- a CDS encoding serine/threonine-protein kinase, with translation MPTWLTDNIISDLKEHTYVKERLKTHYLMRGESGNVIYLLPRKYHERPVPIIGMYSDVYIYDAYRLSDKKVHKVAIKVFKKESEFRYEKAVTGDIRKHPDMGPNSPILPCDHFKFADETLDSLKNRHVLVFEAADYNLHTFNQKNIFTILGVKKIAYDIFSQLAGLHRIRIIHNDIKLENILVKLKGPAEKRTFPSAHIGDFGISRSPEIEDTDGVIPRTVQTVYYRAPEVCRGETPTPAIDVWSVACIIFDLVTKKILFDSGYRVINTDYTISDQSGHHLQHIKRVFKSSFFNPRTQPTDEKIRESLKALLNPKRWWQWSIKEAFPKQDSDNLIDLLARCLVFDPEKRLTAKDALGHDFFDDVRDQGSSTAIN
- a CDS encoding rhomboid family intramembrane serine protease, with protein sequence MRLIATIDNADDAYEFSGFLISQGLENSCEPVPSEGGPSYAIWVLDESKVEESMRWYRSFSENPNDPRFRGHKIHRDDKKQKESSKKGGGAAKQPRSIPFGKLTLSIIAICVMLFVVVELSVVFKNVSSEKTYVTKLVSPVMRTLLYDFPDYYTPSQWSGFYEEFMLWYHDKEHYSFPEVMLFKKISDGEVWRLFTPCLLHGDLFHILFNMLWVFILCNQIEQRIGIAKALALIITTGIVSNTVQYLVSGPFFIGFSGVVCGMVAFIWMRHRQAPWEGYPLPSSSIHFIAFFVFALFVIGTISFSAQIFGYSLPFALNIANTAHISGGVAGALIGKTNLLKAR
- a CDS encoding ribonuclease Z — protein: MSVRDITILGCSSQQPTRHRNHGAYLVRWNNEGLLFDPGEGCQRQFIHANVAPTCVKRIFISHFHGDHCLGLGSMLMRLNLDKVTHTIHCYYPASGQKFFRRLRYSTIYHETITVVEHPVSEEGIVEDDGNFKIEAAFLEHGGIDNIGWRITEPDTRKFDKAKLDEYGIVGPMIKELTKKGTITADNKTVTLDDVSTIRHGDALSVVIDTRYCQKAIDIARGAKTLICESTYLEEHKKLANKHYHLTAKEAATIAKEADVKNLILTHFSARYNNAKDFIEEASAVFPNVDVAEDFKVFQFTK